In Nocardia yunnanensis, one DNA window encodes the following:
- the rox gene encoding rifampin monooxygenase — MFDVIVSGAGPTGLMLAAELRLHGVHVLVIDRDPEPTKVVKAMGMHARTVEILDQRGIADRFLEAGTQHPTNGFFAGIYTDTPIDLDTSFPFVLGLQQPITDRLLAEHAVELGVEIRRATELVGLSQDEHAVTVDLADGTALRARYLVGCDGGRSTVRKSLGIGFPGEPSRIETLLGEVELTTPREEVIAAVMELHKTHRRFGAVPLGGNRYRVGAPAAGLSDDPRVPPTMDELSRQVRAIAGTDFGMHSPHWLSRFGDATRLADHYRRGRVFLAGDAAHIHPPVGGQGLNLGVQDAFNLGWKLAAAVAGWAPADLLDTYEAERRPWAEDVLNNTRAQTELSLPDPGPQSIRRLLTELMDFPEVKRYLTEKVIAISTRYDFGPGPASLGRRQRDIPLKNGRLYDLMHEGRGLLLDQTGTLSLTGWTDRVDHIIDVSEDLDTPALLLRPDGHIAWLGSTQPALSAALLRWFGSPTT; from the coding sequence ATGTTCGACGTAATCGTTTCCGGTGCCGGTCCGACCGGCCTGATGCTCGCCGCCGAGCTGCGCCTGCACGGCGTGCACGTCCTCGTCATCGACCGCGACCCCGAACCGACCAAGGTCGTGAAGGCCATGGGCATGCACGCCCGCACGGTCGAGATCCTCGACCAACGCGGCATCGCCGACCGCTTCCTCGAGGCCGGCACCCAGCACCCGACGAACGGCTTCTTCGCCGGCATCTACACCGACACCCCGATCGACCTCGACACCAGCTTCCCTTTCGTCCTGGGCCTGCAACAGCCCATCACCGACCGCCTGCTGGCCGAGCACGCGGTCGAGCTGGGCGTCGAAATCCGCCGCGCCACCGAACTGGTCGGCCTCAGCCAGGACGAGCACGCCGTCACCGTCGACCTCGCCGACGGCACCGCCCTGCGCGCCCGCTACCTGGTCGGCTGTGACGGCGGCCGCTCCACGGTCCGCAAATCCCTCGGCATCGGATTCCCGGGCGAGCCCAGCCGCATCGAAACCCTGCTGGGCGAGGTGGAATTGACCACCCCGCGCGAGGAGGTGATCGCGGCGGTCATGGAGCTGCACAAGACGCACCGCCGTTTCGGCGCGGTTCCCTTGGGCGGCAACCGTTATCGCGTCGGCGCCCCCGCCGCGGGCTTGTCCGACGATCCCCGCGTCCCGCCGACCATGGACGAGCTGTCCCGCCAGGTCCGTGCCATCGCGGGCACCGATTTCGGCATGCATTCACCGCATTGGCTGTCGCGTTTCGGCGACGCCACCCGGCTGGCCGACCACTACCGCCGCGGCCGCGTCTTCCTGGCCGGCGACGCCGCCCACATCCACCCGCCGGTCGGCGGCCAGGGCCTGAACCTCGGTGTCCAGGACGCGTTCAATCTCGGCTGGAAGCTGGCGGCCGCGGTCGCCGGCTGGGCTCCCGCCGATCTCCTCGACACCTACGAGGCCGAACGCCGCCCCTGGGCCGAGGACGTCCTCAACAACACCCGCGCCCAAACCGAACTGTCGCTGCCCGACCCGGGCCCGCAGTCGATCCGCCGCCTGCTCACCGAGCTCATGGACTTCCCGGAGGTGAAGCGCTACCTCACCGAGAAAGTCATCGCCATCAGCACCCGCTACGACTTCGGCCCCGGCCCCGCCTCCCTGGGCCGCCGCCAGCGCGACATCCCACTGAAGAACGGCCGCCTCTACGACCTGATGCACGAAGGCCGCGGCCTGCTCCTGGACCAGACCGGCACCCTGTCGCTGACCGGCTGGACCGACCGCGTCGATCACATCATCGACGTCTCCGAAGACCTGGACACCCCCGCCCTCCTCCTCCGCCCCGACGGCCACATCGCCTGGCTGGGCTCCACCCAACCCGCCCTCTCCGCAGCCCTCCTCCGCTGGTTCGGTTCCCCCACAACCTAA